A part of Primulina eburnea isolate SZY01 chromosome 10, ASM2296580v1, whole genome shotgun sequence genomic DNA contains:
- the LOC140803128 gene encoding uncharacterized protein produces the protein MLTDNEREWIHSMTQQRRQSYLARHRSNYQIRRMEFTSSISTSNQHDQQINWRLTQRTRQRSINEDARNMELAHRRTNYRRRQDNERSSIPDESNLGSNDFVASNTMIQESTHDIGENLVDVTTVRQTCRSAPISFHTLTSNYERGSSSTRLPRPNSVHQDE, from the exons ATGCTAACGGATAACGAACGTGAATGGATACATTCTATGACCCAACAACGCCGACAATCTTACCTTGCTCGACATCGATCAAATTACCAAATTAGAAGAATGGAATTTACTTCATCAATTTCTACTTCAAACCAGCATG ATCAACAAATAAATTGGAGATTGACTCAACGTACCAGACAACGATCAATAAATGAGGATGCAAGGAACATGGAATTGGCTCACCGTCGTACAAATTATCGAAGGAGACAAGATAATGAAAGATCATCAATTCCAGATGAGTCTAATCTTGGTAGTAATGATTTTGTTGCATCAAATACAATGATTCAAGAATCAACTCATGACATCGGTGAAAATC TTGTTGATGTGACTACAGTGCGACAAACATGTCGCTCAGCGCCAATATCTTTTCATACTTTAACATCAAATTACGAGCGTGGAAGTTCTAGCACACGTCTGCCAAGGCCAAATTCTGTTCATCAAG ATGAATGA